A single Ignisphaera cupida DNA region contains:
- a CDS encoding aspartate aminotransferase family protein — MSKSVEDYIESDERFFPKSFSWKQLPLIASKAYGSIIEDAYGRKYIDFSTTLANIIGHSHPEVVDALKKQLEILTSFPTCYFYAEAPSKLAQKLVNITPGSYKKKIVFGFSGSDAVDMALTSSIFYTKKKFILSFQGSYHGTTYLSLSTSEIMAQNDTSKNLLYKNIVFVPYPNPYRNPWNINGYEKPDELTNTILREIEKTLKSLNNDFVGVVVEPIQGDGGIIVPPKDFLKELYKIVKSFNGIFIADEIQTGMGRTGRWWGVEHFSVEPDLMVIGKALGGCMPLSAVIGKSEVLEAPPALGFYLSGHPLSCISALKTIEIIERENLVNRAMVLGDYILRRLSKLSEKFNIIGDVRGKGLLIGMEIVKDDASKAPDRKNALKICWAAWRRGVVAMTVGKHSNVIRITPALNVPMDLMERALEVIEESVKDVVNGKVTNDVLSFMKGWNPRLQD; from the coding sequence AGTCTTTTTCATGGAAACAACTACCCTTGATAGCTTCAAAAGCTTATGGATCAATAATTGAGGATGCTTATGGCAGAAAATACATAGATTTTTCTACAACACTTGCCAATATTATTGGGCATAGCCATCCAGAAGTTGTGGATGCATTGAAGAAGCAGCTAGAGATTCTAACTAGCTTCCCCACATGCTATTTCTACGCCGAAGCACCTTCAAAACTTGCTCAAAAACTAGTGAATATTACACCTGGTAGCTACAAGAAGAAAATTGTTTTTGGTTTTTCTGGTTCAGATGCCGTGGACATGGCTTTAACATCCTCAATATTCTACACAAAGAAAAAGTTTATTCTATCTTTCCAAGGCTCCTACCATGGAACAACATATCTATCTTTATCGACATCAGAAATAATGGCTCAAAACGATACCAGTAAAAACCTGTTATATAAAAACATTGTGTTTGTGCCTTATCCAAACCCTTATAGAAATCCGTGGAACATCAATGGATATGAGAAACCAGATGAACTTACAAATACTATTTTAAGAGAGATTGAAAAAACTTTGAAGAGTTTAAACAACGATTTTGTTGGTGTTGTTGTAGAGCCTATTCAAGGTGATGGAGGAATCATTGTTCCACCCAAAGACTTTCTAAAAGAGTTATATAAAATAGTGAAGTCGTTTAATGGTATTTTCATAGCTGATGAAATTCAGACAGGCATGGGTAGAACAGGTAGGTGGTGGGGTGTAGAACACTTCTCAGTTGAACCAGATTTAATGGTGATTGGTAAAGCACTTGGAGGTTGCATGCCTCTTTCAGCTGTTATTGGAAAAAGCGAGGTTCTTGAGGCACCACCTGCCTTAGGTTTTTATCTATCTGGACATCCCTTATCATGTATTTCAGCACTTAAAACCATAGAAATTATTGAAAGAGAAAATCTTGTGAATAGAGCTATGGTTTTGGGGGATTACATACTTAGAAGACTAAGTAAATTGAGTGAAAAATTTAATATTATTGGTGATGTGAGGGGAAAAGGGCTTTTGATAGGAATGGAGATAGTTAAGGATGATGCAAGTAAAGCACCTGATAGAAAAAATGCTTTAAAAATATGCTGGGCTGCTTGGAGAAGAGGTGTTGTGGCTATGACTGTTGGCAAACACAGTAACGTTATTAGGATAACTCCTGCATTGAATGTTCCAATGGATTTGATGGAAAGAGCTTTAGAAGTTATTGAAGAATCTGTAAAGGATGTTGTAAATGGTAAAGTGACAAACGATGTACTGAGTTTTATGAAGGGTTGGAATCCAAGATTACAAGATTAG